From the genome of SAR324 cluster bacterium, one region includes:
- a CDS encoding mandelate racemase/muconate lactonizing enzyme family protein, which produces MKITALETIHNVEFPNLLWLHVHTDEGLSGLGETFFGAQAVEAYLHESVAPQLLGQDPSRIDHIARKLYGYLGFRGSGVETRGNSAIDIALWDLWGKRTAQPVYQLLGGLTREQVRVYNTCAGYRYVRQRPVQTTDNWGLDGEEGPYEDLDAFLNRADELALSLLQQGIQAMKIWPFDHAAENNGGLHISSAELNRALEPFEKIRKAVGDKMDIMVEFHSLWNLPAACRIAEAIKPFQPYWMEDPVKMDSLSVVGEYRQRTGLPVTASETLSYRTGYKDLLEAKAVDIVMPDLSWCGGISEAKKIATMAEA; this is translated from the coding sequence ATGAAAATCACTGCACTTGAAACAATCCACAACGTGGAGTTCCCCAACCTTCTCTGGTTGCATGTCCACACGGATGAAGGACTTAGTGGATTGGGAGAAACCTTCTTTGGTGCTCAGGCGGTGGAAGCCTATCTCCATGAAAGTGTCGCGCCTCAACTATTGGGTCAGGATCCCAGTCGAATCGACCATATCGCCCGTAAACTCTATGGTTACCTTGGTTTTCGTGGATCCGGAGTAGAGACCCGGGGCAACTCTGCGATCGACATTGCACTCTGGGATTTGTGGGGCAAACGTACGGCACAGCCAGTCTATCAGTTACTTGGTGGGCTAACGCGTGAGCAGGTTCGTGTCTACAATACCTGTGCAGGTTATCGCTACGTCCGGCAACGGCCTGTACAAACCACAGACAACTGGGGGCTTGATGGTGAAGAAGGTCCCTACGAAGATTTGGACGCCTTCCTCAATCGAGCTGATGAACTGGCGCTGAGCCTATTGCAGCAGGGCATCCAGGCGATGAAGATCTGGCCCTTCGATCATGCTGCTGAAAACAATGGAGGATTGCATATCAGCTCTGCGGAACTGAATCGAGCTCTCGAACCCTTTGAGAAGATCCGCAAGGCTGTTGGTGACAAGATGGACATCATGGTTGAATTCCACTCATTATGGAATCTACCCGCAGCCTGCCGAATTGCTGAAGCCATTAAACCCTTCCAGCCATATTGGATGGAGGATCCAGTCAAGATGGACAGCCTGAGTGTGGTCGGGGAATATCGTCAACGCACTGGATTGCCGGTCACTGCTAGTGAGACCCTGAGCTACCGAACTGGGTACAAGGACCTGCTGGAGGCTAAGGCGGTGGACATCGTGATGCCGGACCTCAGTTGGTGTGGAGGGATTTCAGAAGCGAAGAAGATCGCAACGATGGCCGAAGCA